The DNA region TCCCTCGTTCCAGAGCCCTCAGTGTCCCCATTGTCCCTCCCTCAGGAGCCATCAGtgtccctgttttcctctctcaggAGCTCATGGTGTCCCCGCTGTCTCTCCCTCAGGAGCCCTCGGTGTCGGTGTTGTCGCTGCCTGTGGTGTTCTCCCAGTCGGCCTCGTGGTGCCGGTCCTTTGGCACCCTCCTCATGgctctttttctgaaaaacaagacCGGGCATATCATTTTTAGAAGGTGTTTTCTGCAGACAAGCAGCATTTCACCGCTTTGGGGAGGTTTAGTATGTATTAGTccattttgtgtttaattttatgCCCTCCATGAATCAAGTTTGGGGGCAGGGGATGggcagaaaagaggaaacacaAGATAATAAGTTAGGCCACACAGGTATGTCTAGGTCAGTCCTGCTTACTGCAGCCCAGACCTTCGGTAGCGCTCAAAGCAGtccttcatcctcttcctctccttttctgccAGTTCCTCATTGGCCAAGCCACACtccttgaattaaaaaataaaaaaaaataaaaaaattaagtggaTTCCTCCAAACATCAGATCAGTGTTAGCACCACGCAGCTGCCTGCAGAATGAGGTACAGTAGGTTCATTTCTGGGCTGTCCCTATTAGTGTGTGTGCAGGATGGGAATACCTCTGCTTCACAGAGTTTCAGCATATTTACTCCCTCACATTCTGTTTCCTGTACAAACAGTAATGCTGCAATCAATTAAACTGGAAAATGTCCACACCCAGAAATGAAGGATAGAAAGTAACCAAGAGAAGTTTCTATGCACAAATGGAGAAATAACCACAAATGTTCTGCTGTTCAGAGCTCACCCTTTTTGGAGGGTGAATTGTACACTAAGTACTCAGATTTTGGAAAAGCTTCTCAAACCTGGTAAATCCATCATTAATGAGAACATTAAAGATCACAAACCCCAGAACAGCCCACGAAGATTCTCTTACACTGAGTGACTTTGGGGGCAGATTGTCTTctccagggctgagctgctggtttGGTCCTTCAGGGCAATCTTCTGAGAGATGGAAAAATCACACCTTTAGTCAGAGTTGCCATTGTGAAGTAACTTCTCCCTCCACCAGTTCTTCAAACAGAACAGTTGTGATGTAACTGCACAGACTCCTCAGCAGAACTGAAACCAGGCCTAAAATGCCAGGACTTGGTCCTGTGATCAGTGCAGAGTCACTTCTCATTTTACTTGAGCCCTGAGTCTTGCTCAGATGGTGGATTTCCCCAGTTTCTGCTTATGCAGGAGCAAAACAAACCTTTACTAAGCAGTATCTCTGCTcagcatcattaaaaaaataatactcgTGTTAGAGGTCACCATGAGAAACATGTTAATTATCGTTTTAACAGTAATTTATCTCCGTTCCCCAAGTTGTGCATATCAAGGCACTTCACATCAGACCATATTTTGGTGAAACTCCTTATGTAGTGACCAGGTGTCaggatatatatttttgaaCTGAGCGAggcagaataataaaaaaatctttttgggTCAGTGTTGTTCAGCTTTTGTGAAAAATCTCTCCTCTCAATGAATGAACAGATGATTTAGATCTTCCAGGAGATCAAACCAGAAAATTTCTTCTACTGTGccagttttctccctttctcaaCCTGTTTCAAAAGAGATTTTCAAGTTCTAAGAAGAGCCTATTAATTCCTTTCCACACTGCTGAATCATTTCCACTGGGGATGCCACAGAAACAGAACCAGTGACAGCACTCACCACCTGGTTCTGCTTTTGGGAAAACAACCTGCTACataaaagggaagaggggagggaagaatCCCTGGAGAAAGCCACATGGTCCAGCTGAAGTGGAAGGATGTTTGTTCTGTTCTGTGACcagccaaaaataaaacccaggaatgtgttttcatttccctttgaaACACTGGACCATTCTCTCCAGAATTCTAGCAAGTGTTCTCCCAAGTAAAGCCTTACTTTTAGTGGGCTGTGCATCTTCATCCAGGTGACTGTGAAGGGTGAGCTGTGGgacagaaacagaggaagaacGTGAGAACTGCCCCTCAGTCTGCAGGAAGACACAGGAATATAAGAAACTGGACATGCTTAGAACCAGCCTTTCCCTGGTGCACCTTGCTGTCAGCAAAGAGCAGGCTGAGCCAGGAATTACAGATTTATTCATGGATTTGTCCTCCATGAATAGGATAATGAGCTCCTTTGGCCTCCAGACAATGTGACAGTGACAATCACTCTGCTCTGATGTTATGAACTAAGTGAAAGCCTTTACTACGGATGTCCCCATGGTAAGACTTATTTTTGCCTGTTCTCCCACAAGAGAGACAATTAGAAGCAATTCCAAATCATTCAATGCCCCTGATTTGTTTAAACTCAGCAAATCTTGCTGACTAATGCCATAACTATGTCCTACACTGAGAATCCTCAGGACACAGGGAGATTCTGTCACTGTTTGGCTGCCTCCGTACTTTTTGGTGTCATGAAAGGAGCCTGAGCCATGGATTGGAAACTGCTGATACCTGGGGAACTGAGTGCAAGTGAGGAATATGAAACCATCCCAAAAGAAAGTGAAAGGTAAACGAGGCACCCTACTCACTTCCTGGGAATCTCTGGAGGAGGTATCATCCAGGTCAGAGgtctgaaacaaaaccagtagAACTTAATCATTCCTCACAAGCAAGGAAGTGGCAGCAAGGGAAcacagaggagactgagagctCCAAAAACCAGAGAAGTGTGGAATTCCTGCCTCCTACACTCCTGTCTGGTCACTTGAAGAAAGCACACAAGATGCCATATTAATTAAAAGCCCCTGTATATCTAATTTAATTCCAGAAAGTTTAGCTTCCCATTTCATCCAAATGGCTCACACAGAGTCTCTAAACAGAGTTCACTCTTTGATGGTTGAGGATCTCCCCTCACCACCTTTGGACATGTTCTAAACACAACCACAGCATCAGCCCACCTTATGCATGCCTGGAACTAAGGTCAGGTCATAGGAACCATCATGTCTTTCATTGTCTAAACTCAGCAattggttttaattaattttaatggttCCCCAGGCAGGTGGTCCCTGGAGCTGTCCAGTTGCAAAGGCCTCGGAACAGCCACACTCTGGCCCCACACTCAGCTTCCCAATCCCATCCCAGGGATCACAGTCCTACCGGGGTGGGCAGCTCCAGTTGCAACCTTTTCAGCTTGGCCTCAGTGGCCAGGAGCTGGCTCTCCTTctggaagagctgcagctgcatctCGTCACATCTCTCCCCCAGCTCCCGGATCTGCTTGCGGTGAGCGTCCCTCTCCACCAGGTTCTTGGAGTACTGCATGTGGAACTGCTCCCGGGTCAGGAGAGCCTGGGGAGAGGGACAACACGTGCCAtgtcacacagcagcacagtcgGGGTTACGTATCTGTCcgctgcaggcagcagagcagggatgagCAGCATTCCATGAGGAATGTTCTATCACCTGGTCTCTTTCTGCAGCCACTTCCTCCAtctgctgcagaacagcttCAATCCGTTTCTTATACATCTGGGAGTCCTTCCTCAGGGATGTGCACTGCAGCTCGAgcatctctttttcctctgcataCTGCTGAGACAAGGTCAAAAAGCACCTGAGCCAGACTGGCACCACTCCCACTCTGTGTCACAGATTGCTCTGGCCAGACCTCCACAGCCTGAGCCATCACCTGCACAGAGAATGCTAAAATACAGATACTACAGTAGGATTGctcctgagcagctgctctgctccacaggCAAGAGGTGCTTCACCTGCCTGTCTCCCAGCAGGACCCTGAGGAGGAGTTTGCCCTGCAGCACCTACTTTGTCCTGGAGTGCCCTGGCTCGGCGCAGCTCCTTGCGCAGGCTGTAAATGGTGCCCACCAGCTCCCGCCGTTCCTCCAGTATCTGCCTGCAGTCACTCTCCAGAGTCTCCTTGGAGAGGCTCTTCTCCAAATTCTGTTCCCTAGCAACCTGCTggacaaaggaaaaagtgagATACAGCCAGCACCTAACTCCGTATcaactctcccagccccagtgtTCTATTTGACTTGGGAGAACGAGGTCACAGCTGACCCACAGAATACGCAGCCTCATCacttccctggctgctccaaGTAACCACTTCTCACAAATCCATATTCAACCAGCCCACCAACCTGGAGAGtgttctccagctcctggtTCTTGGCCAAGagcagctccttctcctgctggaTCTCCCACACCACCTCGTGGCTGGGGCGCTGCTCTATGGCGTGTTTGAGCTTCATGGTGTGCTTTCTCTCCAGCTTGCAGTCATCCTCAGCCTTCATGAGGCTGTGCTTCAAGTGGTCAATCTGTGAGAAGGTTCAGAGCTCATCAGGAACACGGGGAAAACTCTGGCCTGCAAAAGCAACTCTCGCTCTGTTCCCCAGACACAGGGCAAGTTTTTCCCCATTCGGTTTTCCTCAGGAGGTTTGGTGCTCTGGGGACCAGAGTCCTGCCTGTGTGCTACAGATCCATGTTGTTCCTGTGCTGTCTTtgtgagagcagagggaaaggctCTTAATTCTTCACAGCACAACTTGTAGAACATGGGCCTACAGGGCTGAGCCAGAGACCACCAAGCCATGCCATTTGCTAGAGAAGATGCTCAGTGCTTCATGCTGGGCAAAGACAAGTCAGGTGCTCAGCCCAGCCTTCTAGGGGTCAGGTAAGAAGGGGGAAGCTGGAGACGTGACTGACCTCTAGGATCAGGTCCCTGTTCTTCATGAGGGCCGCACTCTTCTCCTCGCTCTGCTTGGCGTAGCTCATGGCCAGGTTGTAGTTCTCATCCTTGCACTTcttcagctccctgctcaggctgtccctctcctccttcaTCCTCTGGGCTCGTTCCTGGTGCTTTCGGAGCAGGCTGTCCCTCACCCACATCTCCCTGATGGTGTCCTCCTTGCTGTGCAGCCACACCGTGAGCTCCTGGGCCCTGCGCCGCTCCTCCTGCACCGCGCTCTGCAGCTTCATGATCTCGTTCATCAGCACCTGGCTCAGGCCCGATTCCCCAGCGGTGTCTGTTTGGGGGGCAGGTGTCAGcccctgctgtcctggctgctcccaggcacacacacagctcagcttCCCCCCACTTCCCACTGCAGCTTGGGATCAGCCCATGCCAACCCTGAACTTGTGGGATCAAGTTatccctgctgcttccccctgctctgtgccctcctgCACCACACTGCCACTGACAGAACAGGCAGAAAGAATTatccttctgcttccttctccacCCTCCCCCCAGTCCAGCCTGTGATCTCAGGGCTGTCCTTCCCAGAACGCTCCCAAAGCACACAGGGAGCAAGGCAGGGAGTGCTCCCGACTCTGCACAGCAACACCAAATGAAGAGCTGTTTTTGAGGACACAAACAGTACCTATAATCATAGAGAAAACCCTGCTGGGCTCCTTGCCAGTTATTTTCTTATACAGCTGTGGATAATAAAGCTCAAGACTCTCCATAAAGGCCTCAAAGCCCTTGTGTCCTGTTCGCTGAAGAATGTCCAGAAGAACACCTGCAAGAATGGCAACAGGACGTTCTGTTCAGTTATTCATCCCTTCACCTATTTCTAACATCACAAAAAATGGCTCCACATTCTCCACATACAGAAGTCCCCGggaataaatcacagaatcacagaatcaggtTGAAAAAGAGCTCTGAGATTATTAAGTCCAATttatgaccaaacaccaccttgtcaactagaccacggcactgagtctttccttaaacacctccagggatggtgacaccaccacctcctccctgggcagcccttccagtgcctaattcccctaaacacctccagggatggtgacaccaccaccacctccctgggcagcccttccagtgcctaattCCCCAGAAAATCCTAAACCGATTGCCCAGTGActaaacaaaaagtattttaactGTTCCAgtctgctcccagcagagcacaggagcatCCAGGGAGCCAAAGGCTGCCCTCAGCCACCCACCTGCCTTCCGTTTGCGCATGACCAGGCTGGGGTCGTTGAGGACCTGCTCCTCATCGTCAGGGCTGAGCACTTTGCACTGCCGGAGGTAGGGGGTTATCCGGGAAGGGTCGATCACGGAGATCAGCTTCACTCGGAAGTTCTCCAGGTTATTCCAGCAGATCTCATCGTTATCTTCCTCCAACATGCCAGCGGTGAGAACTGTCAGTGAGCAGCGTTGTCCTGCCTGGAAAACAACCTccaaaaaaacaagcaagcagaCTCAGCCTCCTGGAGTGTGGTGGAAAAGCCGAGGATGTTCACAGACTGAGAATGGAAAAGTGTCCTTTAGACACAGGAGCACATCTCCCATGTGCTGGCAAATCACCTGTGGAACAGTCACACCTCACACAAAGGGAAGTCCCAGAagtggggacagcagcagctgagggtggtgccagtgctgctgccacagctggggagaaattctgagaaaacagaagtcaCCAAAGCTCGATGAACCTCCTTCCAAGCAGCTGAACAGCTCCCAGAACTCACTGCAACAGGAAAGTAAAACTATTTAGCAACAGACTTAGTGGGGACAGGCAAGTCATTGAGAGCCctgtgaacaaaagaaaatccagcCAACTCCAGATTCCCAACAGCTATTCAAAGAAAGTGCTGTCAAGTCTCACTAAAAAACGTCACCCTGCATTCTCCAGGTGCTCAGCTATGCTTAGAATTGAATCTTTAATCCCCATAAACAACACAAGAAGAGTGGGACACAATACAGGATAAGATGATGGCAAAAAGTGAAAACACCTTTAAAACTCTCCTAATAAGCTGTTGCCTCTGCTTTACAAACAGTTCACACCTCCTTCTTCATTCCCCAGCATTTGAGATCTCTGAATTCTGTCAGACACCAAGTCTGACACCCAAAAAAGGCTCTGTGAAAACCCCCAGTGGTAACAGCTTTTACTGAGTTCACCTGTCATCATACAAAAGGTGTTCTGCATGTTGTGCCTTATACATACACAGAGCTGTCCATGATTTCCACTGTACACACAGAGGTGAAGATCAGCACCAGGAAGCCCTGAGGTCACCTGCCTCCCACATGCCAGCTCACAGATCCCACCTCTGCAGCTTCAGCAATTTATGGTCACAAACAGCAGATTACAAGAGATGCACTTCCCTGTTGCTAAACCCATTATTGCCTCAGagctgtaaaatatattttttccctgttaacATAAACCATTCTGTATTACATGGACCAACCTGAGCCTGTGCAGTCACAAAAACCTCCTTGTTTCCCCTCCTGTGTCCTGGCTCTGAGAAAACATGTCTTGGGTGCAGCCTCCCTTTATATTCTGGCCAGAGCAAAGATCATTCCAGGAGCAAAACTAGTTTGAGAAAAGGGGAAACTACTCAGCTGGACTCTAAGACGGgaaatggaaggggaaaaaaagagataaataaaaaaaggggaagCCAGAATGGGTGTTGGGGAGGAGAAAGATGGTAGTGGCGTCATAAGTCAGCAGAGTGATTTTGGACTCATTCTGGCTTGGTTTTGCATTTGCCCCACTGAACTACCTGCTGGGGTCCAGAAAGTTTCCTTGTGTAGTGGTCAGAAAGACTAAAAAAAGActtgagaaagaacaaaagtcACAGGCATGGGTCTGTGCAGTTGATTTCAGGGGATTAAAACCAGCCACAAAATTAGAGGCTCTTCAAAGGCCTTCCTTCCAGCTGTTAACATCTCTGTCCAGGAAAGCAGGTGGCAGCAAGGACTCGCTCTTGGTTTAGAGTTCTGCTGAAAAGGATGATTTCCATAATGATGCCTCTAATTTTGGATGTCCTTAAGCTTCAAGCATAATTATGTCAACTTGGTACTTTGAGGGGAAAGGGAGTCAAGCCTTGGCAAAGTGAGGAACATAACCCACGATTCCCAAATTACAGGCTGTGGCTCTAACAGCAATTaaaggagcagcacagaaagcagcatAGAAGCAGTTGAGCATCAACACAAGACCTGTGCCTGCCTCCCCCTCTTCCCACAGTCCTGGAGATGTAGCTGAGACAAGGACTCTGTTCAAGAGTCTGTTAAAAAAGCCTGGAGAACACACAGGCCCCGATGCCATGGCAGCATGACACATGTTCTCATTAGCTTCCCACTCCActctttgttctgctttctAAGTTTGTGGAGAGTTTTTCCATGTTATCATTAGGAGTGGGGCAGAGATGCTCAAAGATTCTTGCAGTCTGTGACTCTTGGTAGGCATTAAACTAGCTTTACATTAAAAGAAGGTACAGTACCTGTGTCAGCTGTGCCCTTGCTGAAGGTAATCAGTGGCTGCTAATTGACCAATCTAACTCTGGGAGGTTTTGTTCTATAGTGACAGATCAGTTTAATCCTGAAAAAGGACAAAGACAGGTGCTTCTTGAACAGTTTTTCCACAAACAGTTTAGAAGGGCACCTCCTGAGCAGCATTTACAGAGGACAAGAGTCATTTAGAGCACAGATCACCATAACAGCCTGTGAACAGCACCCAGAACTGCTTCTGACCCAGACGAATTTCTTGGAAAAATGTTATCTACACTGGCTTATGGAAAACAGAGCACACTGCAAGAGGAAAGCCATTCCACAATCATTCCAATTGCTCAAGAATGTCTTGACACCAAATTACAGCAGCATTGGCACCCACTGTCCCCCTGACCCCAGCTCTACCTGAAGGGCCCTTGTAGAAGAGTTGGAACTCAGAGAACTCATCACCACACTCAGGGGAAGCTCAGTCAGTGCAGTGCAACGAagctttctgcagcattttccatCTAGATTTTATCAGCTTTGCCTCAGCTAACCTTGCACCTCTCTGGGAGACAGAAATTGCTGGTtta from Chiroxiphia lanceolata isolate bChiLan1 chromosome 21, bChiLan1.pri, whole genome shotgun sequence includes:
- the CARD9 gene encoding caspase recruitment domain-containing protein 9 isoform X3, which codes for MLEEDNDEICWNNLENFRVKLISVIDPSRITPYLRQCKVLSPDDEEQVLNDPSLVMRKRKAGVLLDILQRTGHKGFEAFMESLELYYPQLYKKITGKEPSRVFSMIIDTAGESGLSQVLMNEIMKLQSAVQEERRRAQELTVWLHSKEDTIREMWVRDSLLRKHQERAQRMKEERDSLSRELKKCKDENYNLAMSYAKQSEEKSAALMKNRDLILEIDHLKHSLMKAEDDCKLERKHTMKLKHAIEQRPSHEVVWEIQQEKELLLAKNQELENTLQQVAREQNLEKSLSKETLESDCRQILEERRELVGTIYSLRKELRRARALQDKYAEEKEMLELQCTSLRKDSQMYKKRIEAVLQQMEEVAAERDQALLTREQFHMQYSKNLVERDAHRKQIRELGERCDEMQLQLFQKESQLLATEAKLKRLQLELPTPTSDLDDTSSRDSQELTLHSHLDEDAQPTKKDCPEGPNQQLSPGEDNLPPKSLSECGLANEELAEKERKRMKDCFERYRRKRAMRRVPKDRHHEADWENTTGSDNTDTEGS
- the CARD9 gene encoding caspase recruitment domain-containing protein 9 isoform X2; protein product: MLEEDNDEICWNNLENFRVKLISVIDPSRITPYLRQCKVLSPDDEEQVLNDPSLVMRKRKAGVLLDILQRTGHKGFEAFMESLELYYPQLYKKITGKEPSRVFSMIIDTAGESGLSQVLMNEIMKLQSAVQEERRRAQELTVWLHSKEDTIREMWVRDSLLRKHQERAQRMKEERDSLSRELKKCKDENYNLAMSYAKQSEEKSAALMKNRDLILEIDHLKHSLMKAEDDCKLERKHTMKLKHAIEQRPSHEVVWEIQQEKELLLAKNQELENTLQVAREQNLEKSLSKETLESDCRQILEERRELVGTIYSLRKELRRARALQDKQYAEEKEMLELQCTSLRKDSQMYKKRIEAVLQQMEEVAAERDQALLTREQFHMQYSKNLVERDAHRKQIRELGERCDEMQLQLFQKESQLLATEAKLKRLQLELPTPTSDLDDTSSRDSQELTLHSHLDEDAQPTKKDCPEGPNQQLSPGEDNLPPKSLSECGLANEELAEKERKRMKDCFERYRRSGLQKRAMRRVPKDRHHEADWENTTGSDNTDTEGS
- the CARD9 gene encoding caspase recruitment domain-containing protein 9 isoform X1: MLEEDNDEICWNNLENFRVKLISVIDPSRITPYLRQCKVLSPDDEEQVLNDPSLVMRKRKAGVLLDILQRTGHKGFEAFMESLELYYPQLYKKITGKEPSRVFSMIIDTAGESGLSQVLMNEIMKLQSAVQEERRRAQELTVWLHSKEDTIREMWVRDSLLRKHQERAQRMKEERDSLSRELKKCKDENYNLAMSYAKQSEEKSAALMKNRDLILEIDHLKHSLMKAEDDCKLERKHTMKLKHAIEQRPSHEVVWEIQQEKELLLAKNQELENTLQQVAREQNLEKSLSKETLESDCRQILEERRELVGTIYSLRKELRRARALQDKYAEEKEMLELQCTSLRKDSQMYKKRIEAVLQQMEEVAAERDQALLTREQFHMQYSKNLVERDAHRKQIRELGERCDEMQLQLFQKESQLLATEAKLKRLQLELPTPTSDLDDTSSRDSQELTLHSHLDEDAQPTKKDCPEGPNQQLSPGEDNLPPKSLSECGLANEELAEKERKRMKDCFERYRRSGLQKRAMRRVPKDRHHEADWENTTGSDNTDTEGS
- the CARD9 gene encoding caspase recruitment domain-containing protein 9 isoform X4: MLEEDNDEICWNNLENFRVKLISVIDPSRITPYLRQCKVLSPDDEEQVLNDPSLVMRKRKAGVLLDILQRTGHKGFEAFMESLELYYPQLYKKITGKEPSRVFSMIIDTAGESGLSQVLMNEIMKLQSAVQEERRRAQELTVWLHSKEDTIREMWVRDSLLRKHQERAQRMKEERDSLSRELKKCKDENYNLAMSYAKQSEEKSAALMKNRDLILEIDHLKHSLMKAEDDCKLERKHTMKLKHAIEQRPSHEVVWEIQQEKELLLAKNQELENTLQVAREQNLEKSLSKETLESDCRQILEERRELVGTIYSLRKELRRARALQDKYAEEKEMLELQCTSLRKDSQMYKKRIEAVLQQMEEVAAERDQALLTREQFHMQYSKNLVERDAHRKQIRELGERCDEMQLQLFQKESQLLATEAKLKRLQLELPTPTSDLDDTSSRDSQELTLHSHLDEDAQPTKKDCPEGPNQQLSPGEDNLPPKSLSECGLANEELAEKERKRMKDCFERYRRKRAMRRVPKDRHHEADWENTTGSDNTDTEGS